In Natronomonas salsuginis, the sequence GTCCTTTGCTCCAGAAGTATCCATCTTCATCTGTCAACCCCGCGTCTTCCGATAATTTCAGTCCATCTGATTCTCTTACGGCTATCCTTCCAACTTCTCCGTTGGGCAATTCGTTCCCATCATCGTCGACAATGAGTACATCGTTCCCTGGGAGTGGCTTGCCCAGACTACCATGTCTGGATTCGAAATCCGGAAATGCTTGATCAGCCAGCACGACCTTCCCCGTCATCTCTGATGCGCCATACGAACTTCTAGGCAATGCTCCAAATAGTTCCTCAACCTTTCGTGATAGTTCAGCCGGCATCGGTTCACCGGTATAGTTCGCTTTTTCGATTTGTGGGGGCTGATCCATTTCCTCAGCCGCATCCACCATCTTCCGAAGAGCCGTTGGAACCACACTAATTAGTAAATTAACATCATTGTCATCTATGAATTCCAGGGCTTTTTTTGCATCAAATGGGCCGGAAAGGAACCCTGCTGGAATCCCAAATACTAATGGAGCTAATAGTCCCCCCCAAAGTCCAGCTCCCCAACCTGTTGAAGAGGTGGTGAATGCTTTATCTTCAGAAGAAAAGTCTAACATCAAATCTTTCATTCCAGCATAATATATAAGACTCTTCTGCCTGTAAGCGTGAGGGGTGGGGGTACCCGTGGTGCCACTTGTATAGTTCACCACAGCTGTGTCTTCAGCGTCCGTCTGGGACGTGTAGGTTTGAGACAGTCCCTCCAATTGAGTTGAAAGTTCCTGTGTTGTAATTACTTCCACGGTTTCGTCAAATTGGTCACTATCAACATCCTCAGGAGCTATAGCTATAGTTGGCTCAGAATCTTGCACTCGGTAAGCCATGGCATCAGGACCGAAAACCTCTGGGCAGGGTACCGCAACCGCACCTTGCTTTATCGTCCCGAAGAAAGATACTAAGAATTCAAAAGACATATCCAGATTAACGACCACCCGTTCCCCTTTTTCCACACCTTTCTTATCAAGTAAATTCGCAAATTGGTTTGCTGCCTCTGTAATTTCCGCAAATTGGTATTCCGACAGCGTGTCTTCTTTAGTATTTAGTACGTGCGCACACACACCATCATGTCTATCAAGACACTCAACGCCGATGTTTAAGCTTTCTTTGTCGCCCTCCACTATGTCCCATGTCTCATCCCAGCTAAAGTTCTCATATGCCTCATCATACGAGTCATATCGTTTTGGCAGCATGGTATATGAGTATTATTATGTCCTATATAAAGATTTTGAACCACATCTGCAATCCACTCACCCCACATTAAGCATCATCCGGTTCGGATAAACAACAAAATCGAATGACTACGCAGTGATTATTGGGACTATCACACTAATATAAGATGAGAGGTGATTGGAATCAAACTCCCCCCAAACGGACACCAACATCAGAACGCCCGTGTGAACGCTTACCGCAGCCGGCGGCGAAACCCTCCCCATCGTCGTCTCCAGCTTCTATGACCGCTTTACCGGCACTCCATGGCTTTCTCTCCGAACTTCTCGAACACGTATTTGACGAAATCGCTGTTCCTCACCGCGTCTCACTTGAGCTCGACCAATTCAAAAAGATTGTTGCTGCTGATGCCACCCCATCTTGCGGTTGCAACAGCTCCTCTCTAAGTTCAAAGCTACCCACAACGACGCGTTCGATGTAATTCTATGCCTCGTTCAAAACGCAAACAGTCGATGATCTCCGACGGAATCACTCACGGAGTGCCCTCTTCGAAACCGGGTCGTAGCTGCATTGCCGCCTCTTTCTGCTGGGCCTGAGCTCTTTCAAATGCCGTCGTTTTGTACTCATCTATAAAAACGACGGTTTCTTTCCAAATTAGGTGAAGCAGATTTCAAACCCGCTTACTATGAGTAGTTCACAAACTCTTCGTGCCAATTCTAACGATATCCAAGGCAAGCAGGTCTTCGACGTTGTCGGAGATTTGCAGGGCTAGTATATCATGTCGTCGTGGGGGTTAGCTTGAAACGCCGTGAAATGCTTCGTTCCCGACTGAACGCTGGGCGACGACCTTCTGGTCTTATATCCAGGTGATTCTCCTATACCTAGCTCTCTCTAGGGGTTTCAATCACAAGACACTCCCCCTCGCCAAGCCGAGATTCGCTGTTAGAGGAGGTGCGTAGCGATCCCATCGCTGCGGAAGCCCAAAGTTAAGGCAACTGTATTTAGTACCCTTTCCGAATAGCGAGTGAAATTTTACGCCTCTGTGCGATTGAAAAACCGAGAATCGTTTCCAGTACAGTTGTCTGTATTTACTGGATAACTGAGCTAAAGCGATAACGAGTGATGAGAGCCCGAATTAAGCGTTAATTTGGAGCCTGAGTTGGATCTTCTCTATTGTTGCACGAAGTTCGTTAGCATATTCTTGATGGAGTTCGTCGCTTGCGAAACGACTTTTTGGACCCCCGATACTGATCGCAGCGTGGATGTCTTCCCCTGGCGAATATAAGTCTGAGCCGATGGCCCAGATGCCTTCTACTCGCTCTCCTCTGTTAATGGCATATCCTCTCTCACGGATTTCATCAAGCTCTTCTAGTAACTCATCAATATCAGAAATCGTGTTTTCTTGTTTGGCGTCTAAACCTTGTTTTTTTGCTATTTGTCGTACTTCATCATTTTCCAACTGGGCCAATATACTTTTACCTGACGCGGTTGTATGAAGTTCAAACCGGTTGTAACCCGGTCTTGTTTGAGTTTCGGAGCCAAGATCGTATTTATCATTGCAAGAATGGAGATATACTCCAGTAGAATAGTCTTTTGCTGTGAGTACAACGACTTTATCGATACTATCGGCTAAATCTTGGAGATAGGGCCTGGCGGTCGAAACCAGTGTTGACTGGTCGTGGACAAATTTCCCGTGGTCCAGGAATTTAAAACCTAAGTGGTACTTCTGATTCCGAACTCTCACATACTCTTGTTCCAGGAGCGTTTTCAGATGCTTATAGACAGTACTCTTTTTCATATCTACGTGTTCTGCAAGTTCTGTCACGCCGGCCCCGTTGAGGTCCTGTAGACCATTGACTATTTTTAATAGACGAATATCGGATTGCACCAAGTTTGATTTTGAGGCCATGTCAGTATTTAATATCTCCAGCCACTTAATATTCACTCACAGTGGAATAGTCGGGTTGATCAATTTTGCGTGAAGAGAGCTGTCGAGAAGGACCCCACAGAATAGTTTACATGGTTCATGAGACTATCTGGTAACATCATGCACCGGATAAACGGAATTCGCCGGCGTATGAGAATATTTCTGTAGTACCCTCGGTTGAGCTACAGTGAGTTGGTAACTTGAGGTGGTGAGCTTGCTCGAGAAGACACGCCAACCACAAGTATTTTCATGTACGCTCATCCCGATAGATCGTAGTACAGCAGGTTTTGTAACCATTCTCTGAGAGAGTTGAACGGTAGAGAAGGCTTGCTCCGCGATACTGGTCAGCTCGCCAGCCCTACGATAAAATATTTACATCCGGCGGTATTTTCAACCAGACTCGGCGGATCAGGCGTATCACCGGCTGCTACGAGAGGGGTGTGACAGCAATGACGGTACAGAGTCACAAGAATCCGTGTCATTGGGCAAAAAACCCTATTAGCATAGTTGTCTACCTACAGTAGACAATGAGTGAATTGATGACGATGATGGTTGTAGTCTCTCACCCGTGATGCCGGAACCCTTAGGCCATTGATTCATCCAACTCCTGGCCGACAGCAGTCGTGCTAGTCAGTGTGGCACAGGCCACTGTTTCCAACCATCCATATCAGTGTTGCGACGTCGGGGGCGTCGAACGTGACCACCTTTGTCTCCTCTGTCGCTTGAATGGAATACAATTGTTTTGTTTCTGGACGACGGAGATATTGGTCGGGTATCCCAAACTCTGCATTTCAGAACGTCCCTAATCTCCGGTGAGTGACCTTGTAACGTATTCTATACCACCCTAACGCTTTATTTACTTATAGTAGACGGAGTTGTGATACGGATCTTCGAGTAAATAATATGTACGCATCGAACTAATCGATATCACGGAATATAGGCGCTTTACCCTAAAGATTATTTCTGGAATGCATCGAAAAGTATGATTACACTATTCCATTGTGCACTGTAAGTACACACTACGGAGTCGTGCGGGAAAATCATATGCCTTCATAGCAATCAGGGACCGTGTTTAGTTAAGGATGAAGAGTGATGCGAGGCAATATTCGGCTGGTTCATGACTAAAGTCATCGGTCCAAGCGGTGACAGTGACTGGATTGGTTTGAGTTTTACAGAGCGAGTACGGACACCGAGCAATCTGATGGCGCTTGGTATTCAGCCCCACCTAGCTGACATATATTTTATAAATACAATTCTAAAATCGTAGATGTTTGGTTAAACACAGTCACAGAAAGCCGTTCACGATTAGGTACCGAAAGTCGATCTACAGCCGGCCGACGATGCGAGGCCAGATCACGTCGTACTCAACGGGACCGAGATCCAATTCAACGGCCAGCAATTTTAGCTGTACGTTGCCGTCGATCCAGAAATGAATAAATTCCTTTCAAATCCGAGTTTTTACCACAACTGCGGTGGTATTAACATAACAGTTTCTGCAGAAATATCGTGAGAAATATGATGCCTCTGACGCCGTGTTTCTCGCTGACTGCGCTAAGCATCTAGCGACGACACTTCGCCGACCAGTGCTCCGATTTCAAATAGTTTGGCTGGGAGATTGGTGTGCTGTCAAACATATATTTTTATAGATAAGATCATAAATCTGTTTTTTTAGTAATATTTCCAACCACGTGCGGCCAGCGGTCGAAGAAACGTGGCCGCAAGCCTTCCTTGTCTAGTGGAATTCGCTTAACTAATCACGGTGGATCAAGCAAGCTAAAATTCATGCGCCGCCATAGTGTAACTCCTTCAGGTGAAAGATGATCTATGCACAATATACGCCCAAAGTTGAATCTGTCAATAAGGACCACCCATAGTAACAAAATCATGATGATAAGACGTTGCATACCCGATATATTAATATTTCTGCTATACAGGTTACAAGATACAGCGGTACGATTTGTTGGGTGGCTACAACGTACTAAACTGACAGCCAGCACAGACCAAATGCCCACACATTCTCTTCCACGGTGTATTCGAGGTTCGACCAGCATCGTTTTGTAACACGGAACTTCTCTCCTAGAACATGGCCAAAGGACAAAAAATACAACAGGTAATCAAAAAATACGATCTTGAATCTCTCGGGGACGAACTCGTCGAACAATGGACCGACCCGGAAAGCAGCGAATCGCTCCACGATCTCGAAAAGTACGTCAACCAACGCATCGTCACGAGCGTCATCAACGAGCAACTCAAAGGCTTAGTCCCACAGGCGCATCCACCAGACCGAATCGCACACCTACTCCGGGCAGATGGTTCAAACGCCGAACGGTTCGAAGACATCTCCCGGGTCGAAATCACCGAAGTGAAAAACTGGATCGAAAAGAATGACATCGACGCCGACGCCCTTGCCGACGACCTCGTCTCATACAATACAGTATATAAATATTTAACAAATATAAGAAATGTCAGTGCATCCGACGGACAAAAACAAGCACGGACACCGAAAGAACGTCAAGAGAAAGTCCATACCCGATTGTCAAATCTACAACAGCGCGTCGAAGCAGTCACCAAACAGGGGCTTGAATCACTCGTAAACGCCGATGTTATCCCTGATTCTTACGATATACGGCTCCAATTCCGTATCGAATGCACAGAGTGCGATCGACGCCAAGACCTCCTCAAGTATATCGGTAACCGCGGCTGTACCGCCTGCAGAGCAAATAAGCGACAAGACTAGTACTTAGTCACGAAATCGTGTTCGTCCAGGTAAAGATGAAGGGAACAGTGTTGCTCAGGAGTAATACTATTTGACTTTGGTATCGATTTTCATGAGCGTCGCTTCTAGCAGCGAGTCGTTGACCTCGGCTGAATCCTCTGGCAGCAACGCTGCGACGAGATACTCAGTTTCATCCGCAAAATAGTCAATAAGCTGAGCAATCCGTTCGCTATCAATCATTTCGACACTATCAAGCAACATAATCGGACACAGATCGGCAACATCGTGAACAATATAGCCAGTAAGGGCAACAACGAGCCCAGTGACGGAGCGTTCACTTTCGGAGAGATGCTGGAGGTCATCGGCGTAAACACCATTACCGCCCTCACGGACAATATTCAACTCGAACACCGTCTGCTCTTCAGTGCGACGACCGACTTTCACGTCCTTACGCTTGCGCTCGATCCAGATGCGTTCGATGTTTGCATACCCGAGTAATTCAAGCACCGTGTCAATCGTCTGGTTGAATTCTTCGACCAGTTTCCGTTCTGTGTCCTCGACATGGGAGTGAAGCCTTTCGATTTCGTCGACGAGTTCATCACGTTGGTCGGAAAGCCTATCTTCAGCTTCAAGCTCCGTCTCGAGGTCCGCTATGGTTGACTCGATATCATCCAACTTTGTCTCGGCCTGTCGGATGGCGACCTCCGTATCAATAAGATCGTCTTCGACAGCTGCGTGTTCGGCGCGGAGCGCTTCGTCAGGCTCCGTCGCTGCGTCCTCGCGGGCGGCTTCCAGTCCGTCTTCAAGATCCGCCACTGTCTCTTTGGCTTCTTCGAGACGCTCTTCGTACGTTTCAATTCGAGTCTCTGTCTGCTCTTTCTGCCGTTCGGCTTCCGCCAGCCGCTTTTCTGCACGCTCCCACTGGTCGAGTTGGGATTCAACCTCCTTGAGTTGGCTCCGGACCTCCTGTTGGTCCGATTCGAGCGCATTGATCTGCTCGCGGAACGCTGTATTGATCTCTCGATACTGGTCGATCACGGCATCGACTGTATCGGTCGTGACCTGACTGCCGCAGGCCAGACAGCTGATCTGTTCACCCTCGACGAGTGTGTCAGTGAGATCGCCCGACTCCCCAGAGTGGGTCGCGGTCAGCGGGCCCTCCGGGAGGTCAATATCGACATCGAGTTGCCCAACCGCCTCCTCGATCGAGGTCATAGAGTCCTGAAGTGTGCGCGCAGCCTCCATACCAGAGG encodes:
- a CDS encoding IclR family transcriptional regulator, whose translation is MASKSNLVQSDIRLLKIVNGLQDLNGAGVTELAEHVDMKKSTVYKHLKTLLEQEYVRVRNQKYHLGFKFLDHGKFVHDQSTLVSTARPYLQDLADSIDKVVVLTAKDYSTGVYLHSCNDKYDLGSETQTRPGYNRFELHTTASGKSILAQLENDEVRQIAKKQGLDAKQENTISDIDELLEELDEIRERGYAINRGERVEGIWAIGSDLYSPGEDIHAAISIGGPKSRFASDELHQEYANELRATIEKIQLRLQINA
- a CDS encoding AMP-binding protein; the encoded protein is MLPKRYDSYDEAYENFSWDETWDIVEGDKESLNIGVECLDRHDGVCAHVLNTKEDTLSEYQFAEITEAANQFANLLDKKGVEKGERVVVNLDMSFEFLVSFFGTIKQGAVAVPCPEVFGPDAMAYRVQDSEPTIAIAPEDVDSDQFDETVEVITTQELSTQLEGLSQTYTSQTDAEDTAVVNYTSGTTGTPTPHAYRQKSLIYYAGMKDLMLDFSSEDKAFTTSSTGWGAGLWGGLLAPLVFGIPAGFLSGPFDAKKALEFIDDNDVNLLISVVPTALRKMVDAAEEMDQPPQIEKANYTGEPMPAELSRKVEELFGALPRSSYGASEMTGKVVLADQAFPDFESRHGSLGKPLPGNDVLIVDDDGNELPNGEVGRIAVRESDGLKLSEDAGLTDEDGYFWSKGRADDVILSSGYTIGPKEVEESLEKHPKVAVSGVIGVPDEELGNRVKAYIETDEAGTEELKDELKNFVREELGKHEYPREIEFIDKVPQTNNQKTQRIKLRELHESES
- the rdfA gene encoding rod-determining factor RdfA → MAKGQKIQQVIKKYDLESLGDELVEQWTDPESSESLHDLEKYVNQRIVTSVINEQLKGLVPQAHPPDRIAHLLRADGSNAERFEDISRVEITEVKNWIEKNDIDADALADDLVSYNTVYKYLTNIRNVSASDGQKQARTPKERQEKVHTRLSNLQQRVEAVTKQGLESLVNADVIPDSYDIRLQFRIECTECDRRQDLLKYIGNRGCTACRANKRQD
- a CDS encoding archaea-specific SMC-related protein, with amino-acid sequence MSQALSEGPLCVELENIGGIEHAEADLPPGVTVLSGRNATNRTSFLQGIMATVGSSSNQISLKSDTDEGQATLRLGDETYTRTIERAGGTTMMNGEPFTDESELLDLYAFLLKDNPVRQTIERNGDLHEVLMRPIDTDEIEAELQQLRAEKENIEAELEQLDEYKQRIPKLEEQRTQLETELDDLRTTEAEIQERKETLEAQFDETASDEKPERVQELEEELTSQRTEVNTLKRKLDQQRNLQKAAIDDLEAIDKPDAEEAELRAERDRLEAERERLADQIDTIRSQRQEITSGMEAARTLQDSMTSIEEAVGQLDVDIDLPEGPLTATHSGESGDLTDTLVEGEQISCLACGSQVTTDTVDAVIDQYREINTAFREQINALESDQQEVRSQLKEVESQLDQWERAEKRLAEAERQKEQTETRIETYEERLEEAKETVADLEDGLEAAREDAATEPDEALRAEHAAVEDDLIDTEVAIRQAETKLDDIESTIADLETELEAEDRLSDQRDELVDEIERLHSHVEDTERKLVEEFNQTIDTVLELLGYANIERIWIERKRKDVKVGRRTEEQTVFELNIVREGGNGVYADDLQHLSESERSVTGLVVALTGYIVHDVADLCPIMLLDSVEMIDSERIAQLIDYFADETEYLVAALLPEDSAEVNDSLLEATLMKIDTKVK